The following are encoded together in the Echeneis naucrates chromosome 9, fEcheNa1.1, whole genome shotgun sequence genome:
- the ela3l gene encoding elastase 3 like, giving the protein MIPIVLASVLIASAFGCGTPPIEPLTSRVVNGVDAKPHSWPWQISLQYDRNGEWRHTCGGSLIAANWVMTAAHCINTKLSYRVFVGKYNLVEEEVGSKAILPEKIIVHEKWNSIFVAFGNDIALIKLSEPVTLSSQVQLACIPAAGSVLTNLYPCYITGWGRLYTGGPIADKLQQALMPVADHATCSQLDWWGIAVRTTMVCAGGDGIVAGCNGDSGGPLNCKNSEGTWEVHGIASFVSGLGCNYEKKPTVFTRVSAFNDWINTVKRTHRQNKTLL; this is encoded by the exons ATGATCCCCATTGTGCTGGCCTCAGTGCTCATTGCTAGCG CCTTTGGGTGCGGCACCCCACCCATTGAGCCCCTGACTTCACGTGTGGTCAATGGAGTAGATGCCAAGCCCCACAGCTGGCCCTGGCAG ATCTCTCTGCAGTATGATAGGAATGGTGAATGGAGGCACACTTGTGGGGGATCTCTGATTGCTGCCAACTGGGTCATGACTGCTGCTCACTGCATCAA CACCAAACTATCCTACAGGGTGTTTGTGGGAAAATACAATCTGGTTGAGGAAGAGGTTGGCTCCAAGGCAATCCTGCCCGAGAAGATTATTGTCCATGAGAAATGGAACTCCATCTTCGTGGCCTTCGG TAATGACATTGCCCTGATCAAGCTGTCAGAGCCTGTGACTCTGAGCAGCCAGGTCCAGTTGGCATGTATCcctgctgctggctctgtcCTGACCAACCTCTATCCCTGCTACATCACTGGTTGGGGAAGGCTGTACA CTGGAGGCCCCATAGCTGATAAGCTGCAGCAGGCTTTGATGCCTGTGGCTGACCATGCCACCTGCTCCCAGCTTGACTGGTGGGGTATTGCTGTCAGGACCACCATGGTGTGTGCTGGTGGGGATGGAATCGTGGCTGGATGCAAT GGTGACTCCGGTGGCCCCCTTAACTGCAAGAACAGCGAAGGCACCTGGGAGGTTCACGGCATCGCAAGCTTCGTCTCCGGCCTCGGTTGCAACTATGAGAAGAAACCCACTGTCTTCACCCGAGTCTCCGCTTTCAACGACTGGATTAACACGGTAAAAAGGACACACAGGCAGAATAAAACGTTGTTGTGA
- the bco2l gene encoding beta-carotene 15, 15-dioxygenase 2, like produces the protein MRKVWRLSSRLRCPAAKGLERLKPLVCSVEETPVPISTIIKGTIPTWINGSFLRNGPGKFEFGKDRYTHWFDGMAMMHRFHIRDGSVTYSSRFLRSDSYVQNSEKNRIVVSEFGTLAMPDPCKNIFARFFSRFQIPEATDNASVNFVKYKGDYYVSTETNYMRRVDPQSLETKEKVDWSQYIAVNSATAHPHYDREGATYNMGNSYGKGGFFYNIIRVPPPDDSTATKDSADLTGAKVLCSIRAAEPRKPSYYHSFVMSENYIVFIEQPIKLDLLKFMLYRIQGKSFHKVMTWEPQYQTIFHLVNRHTGEESEVKYLAAPMFTLHQINAFEDNGFLVMDMCCGDDGEVIGDFTLENICKEGEELDKFYNSMCRNLPRRYVLPLTVDEQTPLNQNLVTLHNCKATATKTNPGEIYMTHEELHDDELLQYGGLEFPQINYDRCNGRAYRYFYSCGFGHVFSDSLLKMDVHTKKLKVWRYPGLFPSEPVFVASPKATSEDDGVVLSVIITPREEKSTFLLVLDAKTFAELGRAEVPVTIPYGTHGVFNEMG, from the exons atgaGGAAGGTGTGGAGAT TGTCAAGCAGACTGCGATGTCCCGCGGCCAAAGGCCTGGAGCGTCTGAAGCCTCTGGTGTGTTCTGTAGAAGAAACCCCCGTTCCAATCTCCACCATCATCAAGGGAACTATTCCAACATGGATCAATGGCAGCTTCTTGAGAAATGGTCCTGGGAAATTTGAATTTGGGAAAGACAG ATACACCCACTGGTTTGATGGCATGGCCATGATGCACCGTTTCCACATCCGTGACGGCAGCGTCACGTACAGCAGCCGCTTCCTGCGAAGTGATTCATATGTCCAAAACTCAGAGAAGAACCGTATCGTGGTGTCAGAGTTTGGGACATTAGCTATGCCCGATCCCTGCAAGAACATCTTTGCCCGCTTCTTTTCACGCTTTCAGATTCCTG AGGCCACAGATAACGCCAGCGTGAACTTTGTCAAGTACAAGGGGGACTATTATGTGAGCACAGAAACCAACTACATGAGACGAGTGGATCCTCAGAGTCTGGAGACGAAGGAGAAG GTGGACTGGAGTCAATACATTGCTGTCAACTCAGCTACAGCTCACCCACACTATGACCGTGAAGGGGCCACGTACAACATGGGCAACTCCTATGGCAAAGGAG GTTTCTTCTACAACATCATCCGTGTGCCTCCTCCTGACGACAGCACAGCAACGAAAGACTCAGCAGACCTGACTGGAGCCAAAGTGCTGTGCTCTATTCGTGCTGCTGAACCCAGAAAGCCTTCCTATTATCACAGCTTTG TCATGTCCGAGAACTACATTGTGTTCATTGAACAGCCAATCAAGCTGGACCTGCTAAAGTTCATGCTGTACAGAATACAAGGAAAGAGCTTCCACAAAGTCATGACCTGGGAGCCCCAGTATCAAACTATCTTCCACCTGGTCAACAGGCACACGGGCGAG GAGAGTGAAGTGAAATACCTGGCAGCACCAATGTTCACGCTGCATCAGATTAATGCGTTTGAAGACAACGGGTTCTTGGTCATGGATATGTGCTGCGGGGATGATGGTGAGGTCATTGGAGACTTCACACTGGAGAACATCTGTAAAGAGGGAGAGGAGTTGGACAAG TTTTACAACTCAATGTGCAGAAACCTTCCAAGAAGGTACGTCTTACCCCTGACTGTGGATGAACAAACTCCCTTGAACCAAAACCTTGTCACTCTGCATAACTGTAAAGCCACAGCCACGAAGACAAACCCAGGAGAG ATTTACATGACCCACGAGGAGCTTCATGatgatgagctgctgcagtaCGGTGGCCTTGAGTTCCCTCAGATCAACTATGACCGCTGCAATGGCAGAGCTTACCGTTACTTCTACTCCTGTGGCTTTGGGCATGTCTTCAGCGACTCCCTGCTCAAGATGGATGTCCACACCAAGAAGCTTAAG GTGTGGCGTTATCCCGGCTTGTTCCCGTCTGAGcctgtttttgttgcctcaCCCAAAGCTACCAGTGAAGATGATGGAGTGGTTCTGTCAGTCATCATCACACCTAGAGAA gaGAAAAGCACTTTCCTACTCGTTCTGGACGCCAAGACCTTCGCTGAGCTGGGAAGAGCTGAAGTCCCTGTCACTATCCCCTATGGAACCCACGGTGTGTTTAATGAGATGGGTTAG